The following are from one region of the Nicotiana tabacum cultivar K326 chromosome 3, ASM71507v2, whole genome shotgun sequence genome:
- the LOC142178340 gene encoding uncharacterized protein LOC142178340 — protein MPPYEALYGRKCRTPLCWNEVGERKFVGPEIVQQTEDKVKIIKDRLKISSDRQKSYADLKRREIEHQVGDKVFLKVSPWKKIMRFGQKDPSHVLPIESIEVNPDLTYEEEPIQILAREIKELRKKRIPLVKVVLILARKFHGVAICNT, from the exons ATGCCtccttatgaagctttatatgggagaaaaTGTAGAACGCCTCTTTGTTGGAATGAGGTTGGTGAAAGAAAATTTGTGGGTCCTGAGATTGTGCAACAAACTGaagataaggtaaaaatcatcaaGGATCGTTTGAAAATTTCTTCAGACAGACAAAAGTCTTATGCTGATCTTAAAAGACGTGAAATTGAGCATCAGGTGGGCGATAAGGTATTTTTAAAGGTTTCTCCATGGAAGAAGATTATGAGATTTGGCCAAAAAG atccatctcatgttcttcCTATTGAGTCTATTGAGGTTAATCCTGATTTGACATATGAAGAAGAACCAATTCAAATCTTAGCGCGGGAGATAAAAGAGCTTAGAAAAAAGAGAATCCCATTAGTGAAG gttgtgttaatattgGCAAGGAAGTTCCATGGTGTTGCTATatgtaacacttaa